The DNA sequence CGGCGGCCGTCACGGCCAGGAGTGCGGCTTCGAGGCGCTGGGAGGCGCGTGGCGCTGCCGGCCGGTGTCGCGCTGTGACGGCGGGGCGGTTCATGGAACACCTCGGTGGATCCGGCACGGCGACCGCCGGATCGGTCTCCATCTCATCGCGGCTCCCGGCCTCGGGGAAGGGGACGTCCGGCCCCGATCCCGGGCCGGACGGGTGCCCGCAGGGACGGCACATGGCCTCGGCCTGCCGTCGAACGTGCCGCTCGTGCGGCGCCTCGGGGCCCGCTCAGTCGGCTGCCGCCACCGCGACGAGGGAAAGCCAGCCGCTCAGTGCCGCAGCATCGGCGCCACCGCAGCGGAAGCCGACGTGCCCGTCCGGCCGGACGGCCAGCAGCCCGCGGCCGGGGCTGTTCGTCAGGCGGAGGACGGTGACCCGAGGAGACACCACGTCCACAGGCATGTCCGCGTCGCGCTGCAGCAGCAGATGGACTCCGGGACGGGCCAGCAGTCCGTGCAGGCGCCGGGGAGGCCCGCCGGTGCTCACCGTCGCGTCCGGCAGGCGGTCTCCCGGGCGGGGAGCACCCCGAAGGCGCGGGGTGCCGTCGACGGACAGGGGGCTGCGCCGGTAGTTCACGCGCAGCTGGGAGATGAGACGGACGGCCTCGGCGACCAGCCGCCGCCGGTCGAGGACGGTGGGGAGGACGGGCGCGGCAAGGGGAGCGGCGACCGCCCGCGCCCAGGAAGGGATCCGGCCGGTCGACGCCTCCGCCCAGAACGCCGTGTGGGTGAGGAGCATCCTTCCCCGTGCGGCGGGCCTGCGCTCACCGTCGTAGGAGTCGAGGAGCACGCCGGTGCGGGGCTCCTGGCGGTCCACCGCGAAGGCGAGTTTCCAGCCGAGGTTCACCGCGTCCTGGATACCCGCGTTCATGCCCTGGCCCGTGGCCGGCGAGTAGGTGTGCGCTGCGTCGCCCGCGAGGAAGAGCCGGCCCTTGCGGAACCTCCTGGCGAGACGGCATTGCAACGGCACCCGGGCGGACCACACGAGATGTTCGATGTGCGCCCCCAGCCCCGCGTCGTCCACCAGGCGCTGGAGCTCGGCGCGCGGAACAGGCGGCCCGGGCTGCCCGAAGTCGCGCCCCGCCCTGTCGGCGGACGCGCGAGTGGCGAGCAGTCGCCACGGGGCCTGCTCGCCGAGCGGAAAGAGGAACAGCAAGCCGTCGCGGCCCGCGAAGACCTGCGCACCCTCGACGCCGTGGGAGCCGCCGAAGTCGATGTCGGCGAGAACCGCTTCCTCGGTGTAGGGCCGGCCGTGCCAGCCGGCACCGGCGCAGGCGCGCACCGTGCTGGCCGGACCGTCGCAGCCGACCACGAAGGGACTGCGAACTTCCTCGATACCGCCGTCCGCGGAGCGCAGTACGGCACGTGCCATACGCCCCTCGTCCCGGACGGAGACGAGTTCGACGCCCCGCTCCACCACCACGCCCCGGCCGGCGAGCGCCCGGGTCAGCACACTCTCGACATCCGTCTGCCGCACGA is a window from the Streptomyces zhihengii genome containing:
- a CDS encoding FAD-dependent monooxygenase — translated: MSAVEVLVVGAGTTGLALALQAHSHGAGVRVVEKRPEPFRPSRALILHPRTLEVLRPLGVTEALLDLADTAPTADLHLGSHIVTAGLGDLELPDTAFPHLSLVRQTDVESVLTRALAGRGVVVERGVELVSVRDEGRMARAVLRSADGGIEEVRSPFVVGCDGPASTVRACAGAGWHGRPYTEEAVLADIDFGGSHGVEGAQVFAGRDGLLFLFPLGEQAPWRLLATRASADRAGRDFGQPGPPVPRAELQRLVDDAGLGAHIEHLVWSARVPLQCRLARRFRKGRLFLAGDAAHTYSPATGQGMNAGIQDAVNLGWKLAFAVDRQEPRTGVLLDSYDGERRPAARGRMLLTHTAFWAEASTGRIPSWARAVAAPLAAPVLPTVLDRRRLVAEAVRLISQLRVNYRRSPLSVDGTPRLRGAPRPGDRLPDATVSTGGPPRRLHGLLARPGVHLLLQRDADMPVDVVSPRVTVLRLTNSPGRGLLAVRPDGHVGFRCGGADAAALSGWLSLVAVAAAD